The following are from one region of the Hypanus sabinus isolate sHypSab1 chromosome 14, sHypSab1.hap1, whole genome shotgun sequence genome:
- the LOC132404406 gene encoding general transcription factor II-I repeat domain-containing protein 2-like, which yields MVDMTAHLNTLNTALQGKGRTALHMLEDVLAFERKLTVLARDLQKGTLSHFPNLREFKQGHDMIISEYLHSAIIAMQTSFGKRFCEFREEKNTLSFPVTPLSIDPSLLNTTALAGVSQPDLEMELADIADKDIWVSKFRRLTADLEDVARQKAVLAQKHKWSDIENLTDDSLRSCVKMKVTSYSPDVQTLCAEVQEQKSH from the coding sequence atggtagacatgacagcgcacctgaacacgctgaacacagctcttcaggggaaaggacgtacagccctgcacatgttggaggatgttttggcattcgagcgcaagttgacagtgcttgccagagatttacagaaaggcactttgtctcacttccccaatttgagagagttcaaacaaggtcacgacatgataatttcggagtatttacattctgcaatcatcgcaatgcaaacatcgtttgggaaacgcttctgtgagttcagagaggaaaaaaacacattatccttcccggtcactcccttaagcatcgatccttccctactgaatacgactgcattggcaggtgtgagtcaacctgatcttgagatggaactggccgacatagccgacaaagacatatgggtgtccaagtttagacgcttgacagcagaccttgaagatgttgcccgtcagaaggccgttcttgctcagaaacacaaatggagtgatattgaaaacctcacagatgacagcttgcgatcctgtgtaaagatgaaggtgacatcatacagccctgatgtgcagacgctgtgcgctgaggtccaggagcagaaatcccattaa